The Arachis hypogaea cultivar Tifrunner chromosome 14, arahy.Tifrunner.gnm2.J5K5, whole genome shotgun sequence genome has a segment encoding these proteins:
- the LOC112744400 gene encoding succinate dehydrogenase [ubiquinone] iron-sulfur subunit 2, mitochondrial, whose translation MATGLLRRSLSRVPSSPASKLALIRAHASEPEAQQVDAKARGTSTMKTFQIYRWNPDSPSKPELKNYEINLKECGPMVLDALIKIKNEIDPTLTFRRSCREGICGSCAMNIDGCNGLACLTKIPSSNVSTITPLPHMFVIKDLVVDMTNFYNQYKSIEPWLKRKNPPTVPGKEILQSKKDRSKLDGMYECILCACCSTSCPSYWWNPESYLGPAALLHANRWISDSRDEYTKERLEAINDEFKLYRCHTILNCARACPKGLNPGKQIQHIKSLQPKA comes from the exons ATGGCAACCGGGCTGCTGAGGAGATCCCTGTCTAGGGTTCCGTCATCCCCGGCTTCCAAGCTGGCCCTAATTCGGGCTCACGCATCGGAGCCTGAAGCCCAGCAGGTCGATGCCAAGGCCCGCGGCACCTCCACGATGAAGACGTTCCAAATCTACCGTTGGAATCCGGACAGCCCGTCGAAGCCGGAGCTGAAGAACTACGAAATCAACCTGAAGGAGTGCGGGCCCATGGTGCTCGACGCCCTCATCAAAATCAAGAACGAGATTGACCCAACCCTCACGTTCCGCAGGTCGTGCCGGGAGGGGATCTGTGGTTCTTGCGCAATGAACATCGACGGTTGCAACGGCCTCGCATGCCTGACGAAGATCCCTTCGTCCAACGTGTCGACAATCACGCCGCTGCCGCATATGTTCGTGATAAAGGATTTGGTGGTAGATATGACTAATTTCTATAACCAGTACAAGAGCATTGAGCCGTGGCTGAAGAGGAAGAACCCACCGACGGTGCCCGGGAAGGAGATCCTTCAGAGCAAGAAGGACCGCTCCAAGCTTGATGGGATGTATGAGTGTATACTGTGTGCCTGCTGTAGCACATCCTGCCCTAGTTACTGGTGGAACCCTGAATCTTATTTGGGACCTGCTGCGTTGCTCCACGCTAACAG GTGGATAAGTGACAGTCGTGACGAGTACACTAAGGAGAGATTGGAGGCCATTAATGATGAATTCAAGCTCTATCGCTGCCACACCATATTGAATTGTGCTCGCGCCTGCCCAAAGGGTTTGAACCCCGGAAAGCAAATCCAACATATCAAGTCACTTCAGCCCAAAGCTTGA